The Actinomycetes bacterium nucleotide sequence AGCTCCATCTTCTCGATGGTCAGCTTGCCGCTGTCGGCGTGCTTGATGGTGGACAGCCAGCGCATCAGGACGCCCTCCTCGAGGGCCTCCTCGACCTCGATGTCGTGCGCGGGCATCCGCTCGCGGGTGCGCCGGTAGACGACGATGGCCTCCTCCGCGCCGAGCCGCTTGGCGGTGCGGGCGGCGTCCATGGCCGTGTTGCCACCGCCGTAGACCACGACCCGGCGGCCCAGCAGCGGCTTGTCCTCACCCTCCATGCTGGCCAGCAGCGTGACGGCGTCCAGGATCTTCGCCGACTCGCCGGCCGGGATGTAGGCCCGCTTGCCGATGTGTGCGCCCACGGCCAGGAAGGCCGCGTCGAAGCCGCCGTCGTGCATGGCCGCCCGGATGTCGTCGACCCGGTGCTCTAGCTCGAGGGTCACGCCCATGGCCACGATCCGGTCCACCTCGGCGTCGATCACCGTGCGCGGCAACCGGTACTGGGGGATGCCGAAGCGCATCATGCCGCCGGCCTTGGGGCCCGCCTCGTAGATCGTGACCCGGTGTCCGAGCAGGGTGAGGTGGTACGCCGCGGACAGCCCGGACGGGCCGGAGCCGACGACGAGCACCTTCTTGCCGGACGGCGGCGCCTCGACCGGCACCGTCCAGCCCTTGTCGATGGCCAGGTCGCCGAGGAACTGCTCGACCGAGTTGATGCCCACGGCCTGGTCCAGCTCGGCGCGGTTGCAGGCCGTCTGGCACGGGTGGTAGCAGACCCGGCCCATGATCGCAGGCAGCGGGTTGTCGGCCATGATCTGCCGCCAGGAGCTCTCGTACCCGCCGTCCTCGGCCTTGTACAGCCACAGCTGGATGTTCTCCCCGGCCGGGCAAGCCTGAGCACACGGGGGCATCCGGTCGATGTAGACCGGTCGCTCGGTGCGCCACGACCCGGTCTTGTTGGCCAGGCTCGAGCCGACGTCGAGCGTGATCGCGAACGGCTTGTCCATCACTGGGCTTCCTCGGAGTCCTCGTCGAGCAGTCCGAACCGCTTGATGTTGCGGTCGGCGATGGCCTGCAGCCGGGCGACGACGTCGGGCCGCGGGTTCTTGCCGAACAGGTGGGCGAACCGGCGCTGCGGCTTCAGGTACTCCTCGACCGGCGTCCGGTGCCGGATCTTGGAGACGCTGACCACCTCGCCGTCGACCGCCTCGAAGACCGGGAACAGCCCGGTCTCCTTGGCCAGTCGGGCCAGCTTGATCGTGTCGCAGGAGGCGCTGCCCCAGCCCAGCGGGCACGGCACCAGGATGTGGATGTAGCGCGGGCCGCGGATTTCCATGGCCCTGGTCACCTTCGCCTCGAGGTCGCGCAGCTCGGAGACGGTGGCGGTGGCCACGTACGGGATCTCGTGGGCCATCGCGATGAGCGGCAGGTTCTTGCCCTGCCCGAACACGTTGCCCGGCTCGGGGCCGACGGCCTGGGTGGTCGCCGTCCGCGCGGCCGGCGGAGTGGCGCCGGACCGCTGGACGCCGGTGTTCATGTAGGCCTCGTTGTCGTAGCAGAGGTAGAGCACGTCGTCGCCGCGCTCGAACATCCCGGACAGCGTGCCGAAGCCGATGTCGACGGTGCCGCCGTCACCGCCCTGGCCGATGACCCGCACCTCGGTGCGGCCCTTGGCCTTCAGCGCCGCGGCCACCCCGGTGGCGACCGCGGGGGCGTTGCCGAACAGCGAGTGCATCCACGGGATCTGCCACGAGGTCTCCGGGTACGGCGTGGAGAACACCTCGAGGCAGCCGGTCGCGTTGACCGCGACCAGTTTGCCGTCGGTGGCCCGCATCGCGGCGTCCAGGGCGTAGCGCGCCCCGAGCGCCTCGCCGCAGCCCTGGCAGGCGCGGTGGCCGGAGTTGATCGCGTTGGTGCGGTCGGTGTCGGACTGGACCGACCTCTGCTCGGGGTCGACCAGCCGGTTGCCGACGGCGAAGCTGCCGACTTGGTAGAACTTCAGCGGGACTGCGGTCACAGCTGGCTCACCACCCGATCCGGGCCGACACGGCACCGACGTCTCGCAGGATGTTCTCGGCCGAGGGACCCGACCGGCGGCTCTCGCGGGTGCGCTGCAGCTCGGCCTCGACCAGCTCGTGGTCGAGGTCCAG carries:
- a CDS encoding NAD(P)-binding protein, producing MDKPFAITLDVGSSLANKTGSWRTERPVYIDRMPPCAQACPAGENIQLWLYKAEDGGYESSWRQIMADNPLPAIMGRVCYHPCQTACNRAELDQAVGINSVEQFLGDLAIDKGWTVPVEAPPSGKKVLVVGSGPSGLSAAYHLTLLGHRVTIYEAGPKAGGMMRFGIPQYRLPRTVIDAEVDRIVAMGVTLELEHRVDDIRAAMHDGGFDAAFLAVGAHIGKRAYIPAGESAKILDAVTLLASMEGEDKPLLGRRVVVYGGGNTAMDAARTAKRLGAEEAIVVYRRTRERMPAHDIEVEEALEEGVLMRWLSTIKHADSGKLTIEKMELDETGFPQPTGELEELEADSLVLALGQDVDLSLLDGVPGLEVDDGVVQVGPNLMTGYPGIFAGGDMVPSERTVTVAVGHGKKAARHIDGWLHGQEYVPPPKHPVATFDLLNTWYYADAPKTVRPRLDAARRTSTFDEVVSGLDESTALFEARRCLSCGNCFECDNCYGVCPDNAITKLGPGKRFEIDLDYCKGCGICVAECPAGAIEMVPETI
- a CDS encoding thiamine pyrophosphate-dependent enzyme, with the protein product MTAVPLKFYQVGSFAVGNRLVDPEQRSVQSDTDRTNAINSGHRACQGCGEALGARYALDAAMRATDGKLVAVNATGCLEVFSTPYPETSWQIPWMHSLFGNAPAVATGVAAALKAKGRTEVRVIGQGGDGGTVDIGFGTLSGMFERGDDVLYLCYDNEAYMNTGVQRSGATPPAARTATTQAVGPEPGNVFGQGKNLPLIAMAHEIPYVATATVSELRDLEAKVTRAMEIRGPRYIHILVPCPLGWGSASCDTIKLARLAKETGLFPVFEAVDGEVVSVSKIRHRTPVEEYLKPQRRFAHLFGKNPRPDVVARLQAIADRNIKRFGLLDEDSEEAQ